One window of the Chryseobacterium camelliae genome contains the following:
- a CDS encoding arsenic transporter, translating into MDSTVFICIIAALATAGVIIRPFRLPEAVWAVSGALFMLLFGLISWSDAWTGVMKGTDVYLFLIGMMMLAEAARQEGLFDWLASHATKVSGGSAVKLFILIYIVGLVVTTFMSNDATAVVLTPAVAAAMHSAKVKQPLPYLLICAFIANAASFILPISNPANLVIYGSHMPTLATWLSTYLLPSFFAVTITFLMLLLTQRKYLREPIATDISIKPLQKGGRIAMAGIILTSIILITASALNWELGLPTAIAGVGTALIVAIGARQNPLRLVRHISWAVLPLVAGLFVLVEALNSTGLISSLSHVLADHAHRSPDTTAWVSGSALAFGSNLINNLPAGLIAGSTASAGHLPAIVRSCILIGVDLGPNLSVTGSLATILWLTELRRHGHSISAWQFLKIGSLVMIPALIAAFAALWI; encoded by the coding sequence ATGGATTCTACTGTTTTTATCTGCATCATTGCCGCATTGGCAACAGCAGGCGTCATCATCAGGCCGTTCAGGCTTCCGGAAGCAGTCTGGGCCGTAAGCGGAGCTCTATTCATGCTGCTGTTCGGCTTGATTTCATGGTCTGATGCATGGACCGGAGTCATGAAAGGAACGGATGTTTATCTTTTTCTGATTGGGATGATGATGCTTGCAGAAGCTGCACGTCAGGAGGGGCTTTTCGACTGGCTGGCTTCCCATGCGACGAAGGTTTCAGGAGGTTCTGCGGTTAAGCTTTTCATTCTGATCTATATTGTTGGGCTGGTCGTGACTACTTTCATGTCCAATGATGCCACGGCAGTGGTGCTTACTCCGGCAGTTGCGGCGGCTATGCACAGCGCCAAAGTGAAACAACCTCTTCCCTATCTCCTGATCTGCGCTTTTATTGCCAATGCCGCTTCTTTTATCCTGCCGATTTCCAACCCGGCCAATCTTGTGATTTACGGAAGCCATATGCCTACCCTGGCGACATGGCTCAGTACTTATCTTCTGCCTTCCTTTTTTGCTGTGACCATAACGTTTCTGATGCTCCTGCTGACACAACGTAAATACCTTCGTGAACCTATCGCTACCGATATCAGCATTAAGCCTTTGCAGAAAGGCGGGCGTATTGCAATGGCCGGGATTATCCTTACCAGTATTATCCTGATCACGGCATCAGCACTGAACTGGGAACTCGGGCTGCCAACAGCGATTGCGGGAGTTGGTACCGCACTGATTGTAGCGATTGGGGCAAGGCAAAATCCATTACGGCTGGTCCGCCATATTTCCTGGGCAGTGCTCCCGCTGGTTGCCGGACTGTTTGTGCTGGTGGAAGCACTGAACAGCACAGGTCTGATCAGCTCTCTAAGCCATGTTTTAGCTGATCATGCCCATAGATCGCCTGATACTACAGCCTGGGTGAGCGGCTCCGCACTTGCATTCGGCAGTAACCTGATCAATAACCTGCCCGCAGGACTTATTGCCGGCAGCACAGCCTCCGCAGGACATCTTCCTGCTATTGTAAGAAGCTGCATCCTTATTGGGGTAGACCTTGGGCCTAATCTTTCTGTTACAGGATCTTTAGCGACCATTCTATGGCTTACCGAGCTGAGGAGGCACGGGCATTCCATCAGCGCCTGGCAGTTCCTTAAAATAGGCTCGCTGGTGATGATTCCTGCACTGATTGCTGCTTTTGCAGCATTGTGGATATGA
- a CDS encoding MFS transporter: protein MKTASPNAPRVLWALQALNFFMADMQAGIGPFLGIFLLANGWKSGPIGTVMTIGGVAGMLMTAPAGAAIDATTHKRRYVIIPGICTVLASALILISQNFWLVTLSQVATAIAGAAIGPAVVGITLGIVRQKGFNRQNGYNQAFNHAGNVVGAGLSGYLGMKFGMPAIFALSALFGILSMISILMIPAKSIDDKAARGLKEDDSDDKKASGLKVLLNCKPLLILAAALACFHLGNGALLPLYGMAAAEKMQDNASMFVALTVIIAQLVMIVASIVAMKMAESKGYWLVMLISFIALPLRGFIASHMISHAGLYPVQILDGIGAGLQSVAVPGLVAHILNGTGRINVGQGAVMTVQGLGASLSPAIGGWIAQKIDYSSAFLILGGFALVSIALWLFYSKTMIRECSHTTEEQLIKE, encoded by the coding sequence ATGAAAACAGCTTCTCCAAATGCACCGCGTGTTCTGTGGGCATTGCAGGCCTTGAATTTCTTTATGGCCGATATGCAGGCCGGAATCGGGCCCTTCCTCGGCATTTTCCTCCTGGCCAATGGCTGGAAAAGCGGCCCCATCGGCACTGTAATGACAATCGGTGGTGTCGCCGGGATGCTAATGACCGCACCGGCAGGAGCTGCAATTGATGCGACCACCCACAAAAGGCGTTACGTTATTATTCCCGGGATCTGTACCGTTCTTGCCTCTGCTCTGATCCTGATCTCACAGAATTTCTGGCTGGTGACCCTTTCCCAGGTGGCTACCGCCATTGCAGGAGCAGCCATAGGACCTGCCGTAGTGGGCATTACATTAGGAATTGTCAGGCAAAAAGGATTCAACCGGCAAAACGGGTACAACCAGGCATTTAATCATGCAGGCAACGTAGTGGGAGCAGGCTTATCCGGCTATCTGGGGATGAAGTTCGGCATGCCGGCCATTTTTGCCCTTTCGGCATTGTTTGGAATATTATCAATGATCAGTATCCTGATGATCCCTGCCAAAAGCATTGACGATAAAGCTGCAAGAGGCCTTAAAGAGGATGATTCCGATGATAAAAAAGCCAGCGGGCTGAAAGTCCTGCTCAACTGTAAGCCTCTGCTGATCCTTGCTGCGGCCCTTGCCTGCTTCCATCTTGGAAACGGTGCCTTATTACCGCTTTACGGAATGGCTGCCGCTGAAAAGATGCAGGATAACGCTTCTATGTTTGTAGCCCTTACCGTTATCATTGCACAGCTGGTCATGATTGTAGCCTCTATTGTGGCGATGAAAATGGCAGAAAGCAAAGGGTACTGGCTTGTTATGCTTATTTCGTTTATTGCTTTGCCGCTCAGAGGCTTTATCGCCTCCCATATGATCAGCCATGCAGGGCTCTATCCGGTACAGATTCTGGACGGTATCGGTGCGGGACTTCAAAGTGTTGCAGTACCCGGCCTTGTTGCCCATATCCTAAACGGAACAGGAAGGATTAATGTGGGACAGGGAGCCGTCATGACGGTTCAGGGACTGGGTGCATCACTGAGCCCGGCGATTGGCGGATGGATTGCTCAAAAAATCGATTACAGTTCGGCCTTTCTTATCCTGGGCGGTTTCGCCCTGGTTTCTATTGCACTCTGGCTCTTTTATTCAAAAACCATGATCAGGGAATGCAGCCATACTACTGAAGAACAACTTATCAAAGAATAA
- a CDS encoding carboxymuconolactone decarboxylase family protein encodes MTRIEFSDNGDTAFEKLLGYNEHILDQWNRLEETFWKNTSLDPALLEQVRRAMAFENGCEYCMVKGGKPDFDPARIKISIASGFAELFCKDHRAIGQAHFDTLKEYFSLREISELCTFIAFINASQKLGRTFNLTEDYQLHAVTNMDELM; translated from the coding sequence ATGACAAGAATAGAATTTTCAGACAACGGTGATACAGCATTTGAAAAATTACTGGGATATAATGAACACATCCTGGACCAATGGAACAGGCTTGAAGAAACATTCTGGAAAAATACTTCACTTGATCCCGCACTATTGGAGCAGGTACGCCGCGCAATGGCCTTTGAAAACGGATGCGAATACTGTATGGTTAAAGGAGGAAAGCCTGATTTTGATCCTGCGCGGATTAAGATTTCAATAGCCTCAGGATTCGCAGAACTGTTCTGTAAGGATCATCGTGCTATAGGGCAGGCTCATTTTGATACGCTGAAAGAATATTTCAGCCTACGGGAAATTTCAGAGCTCTGTACGTTTATAGCATTTATCAATGCCTCACAGAAACTGGGCAGGACTTTTAACCTGACGGAAGACTATCAGCTACATGCTGTAACCAACATGGATGAACTTATGTAA
- a CDS encoding Lrp/AsnC family transcriptional regulator, producing the protein MKIILDHYDYNILELLSENSRLSYAEIGRLIGLSQSAAKERVLALVDRGVIKKFGIEVDYSLLGYSLPVIIHLKFRNDDFKIFLNQLHQFPELTSCKRITGEACLVAEAALKDNSHLENLIDRLIRYGIPSTAIRLSEVDMPNFFTQHKK; encoded by the coding sequence ATGAAAATCATTTTAGACCATTACGATTATAATATTCTGGAGTTACTGAGTGAAAATTCAAGGCTGAGCTATGCAGAAATAGGCCGGCTGATCGGACTTTCGCAATCTGCGGCTAAAGAACGCGTTCTGGCGCTGGTTGACAGGGGAGTGATTAAAAAATTCGGGATCGAGGTAGATTACAGCCTGCTTGGCTACTCACTGCCTGTCATCATCCATCTTAAATTCAGAAATGATGATTTTAAAATATTTCTGAATCAGCTGCACCAGTTTCCGGAACTTACCAGCTGTAAAAGAATCACCGGAGAGGCATGCCTGGTTGCAGAAGCCGCTCTGAAGGATAACAGCCATCTGGAAAACCTTATCGACAGGCTGATCCGGTATGGAATTCCTTCTACAGCAATTCGTCTTTCAGAGGTTGATATGCCTAACTTTTTTACACAGCATAAAAAATAA
- a CDS encoding amine oxidase, with protein sequence MMTYTNDFKYGGNPFRSFLMGGFECADHQNAFGERVDMIRLTGHDTFLKEDYDRIRPLNIRTVREGIRWSHVEKVPYQYDWTEVDQIILAAAEAGIQVIWDICHFGFPDDLTPLHPMFPRRFAHLCKAFAEHYRSLVPDETLIITPINEVSFLSWLGGDARGTSPYCTTQGWEVKYRLMKAYIEGIEMMKEVDPGIRIMTTEPLIHVVSPDLSDDEQVLNAASKNEEQFQVLDMLSGKICPELGGKPEYLDILGVNFYFNNQWTSTHHELIPWGELPPHVLWKPLHTLIEEMFLRYGRPVVISETSHPGEHRPQWLDTIAEECLLMLKNGLPLYGCCIYPLIDRPDWDFPALEWHHSGIWDILDPQTLERIPHEGSIRVLKKFSRAVSDLIVSPSYAD encoded by the coding sequence ATGATGACGTACACCAATGATTTCAAGTACGGCGGCAACCCGTTCAGATCCTTCCTGATGGGAGGGTTTGAATGTGCCGACCATCAGAATGCTTTTGGGGAACGAGTGGATATGATCCGGCTCACCGGCCATGATACTTTTCTTAAGGAAGATTATGACCGGATCAGGCCCCTTAATATCCGCACGGTTCGTGAAGGTATCCGGTGGAGCCATGTAGAAAAAGTTCCGTATCAGTATGACTGGACAGAAGTTGATCAGATAATTCTGGCAGCTGCCGAAGCAGGGATACAGGTCATCTGGGACATCTGCCATTTCGGTTTTCCGGATGACCTTACTCCACTTCATCCTATGTTTCCACGGCGTTTCGCACATCTGTGCAAAGCATTTGCGGAACATTACCGGAGCCTGGTCCCGGATGAAACGCTGATCATTACCCCCATCAATGAAGTAAGCTTTTTATCCTGGCTCGGCGGTGATGCCAGAGGAACTTCCCCGTACTGTACCACACAGGGATGGGAAGTAAAATACCGCCTGATGAAAGCTTATATTGAAGGAATCGAAATGATGAAGGAAGTGGATCCGGGAATACGCATCATGACAACAGAGCCGCTTATCCATGTAGTGTCGCCTGATCTTTCAGATGATGAACAGGTTCTTAATGCTGCTTCCAAAAATGAAGAGCAGTTCCAGGTACTGGACATGCTGAGCGGGAAAATCTGCCCGGAGCTCGGCGGGAAACCTGAATACCTGGATATCCTGGGGGTAAATTTTTATTTTAACAACCAATGGACCAGCACTCATCATGAACTTATCCCGTGGGGAGAACTGCCACCCCATGTTTTATGGAAACCGCTCCATACGCTGATTGAAGAAATGTTTCTGCGATATGGACGTCCTGTCGTTATTTCAGAGACCAGCCATCCCGGCGAGCACCGCCCTCAATGGCTGGATACGATAGCAGAAGAATGCCTTTTAATGCTGAAAAACGGCCTTCCTCTTTACGGATGCTGTATTTATCCTCTCATTGACCGGCCGGACTGGGATTTCCCGGCTCTTGAATGGCATCACAGCGGAATCTGGGATATCCTGGATCCACAGACGCTGGAAAGAATTCCCCATGAAGGTAGCATCCGGGTACTAAAAAAATTCAGCCGCGCTGTTTCAGATCTGATTGTATCACCTTCATATGCGGATTGA
- the glf gene encoding UDP-galactopyranose mutase — protein MYDFLIIGCGFAGAVLAEQLAGAGKKVLIVDKRDHIAGNAYDYYNRDGILIHKYGPHIFHTNSEEVFKYLSRFTDWRPYEHRVLGSVDGQLVPIPINLTTINKLYGKNLTSDEVKDFLASKAEERRPVLTSEDVVVNVVGKELYEKFFRGYTRKQWDLDPSDLDASVTARVPTRTNSDDRYFTDTYQAMPKNGYTEMFKKMLTHKNIHIMLNTDYRDIIDLIPHKKLIYTGPVDAFFDYRFGKLPYRSIDFKFETLDQENYQLTGTVNYPTSNLYTRITEFKHLTGQTHHKTAIVYEYPTAEGDPYYPIPRKENQEIYNQYRKLAEEQKDIYFTGRLGTYKYYNMDQVVAQSLALYRRIVKEDDDVHQ, from the coding sequence ATGTATGATTTTCTCATTATAGGATGCGGGTTCGCAGGTGCCGTCCTGGCAGAGCAGCTTGCCGGTGCAGGAAAAAAGGTGCTGATCGTTGACAAGCGTGACCATATAGCCGGCAATGCCTATGACTACTATAACAGAGACGGAATCCTGATCCATAAATACGGTCCGCATATTTTCCATACCAATTCGGAAGAAGTATTTAAATACCTTAGTCGTTTTACCGACTGGCGGCCTTATGAGCACAGGGTACTGGGAAGCGTAGACGGGCAGCTTGTTCCTATTCCGATCAATCTCACCACCATCAATAAGCTTTACGGTAAAAACCTGACTTCTGACGAGGTTAAAGATTTCCTGGCATCCAAAGCGGAGGAAAGAAGACCGGTACTCACTTCAGAAGATGTAGTGGTGAATGTAGTCGGCAAAGAGCTGTATGAAAAGTTTTTCAGGGGATACACGAGAAAGCAGTGGGACCTGGATCCTTCGGACCTGGATGCTTCGGTAACGGCAAGGGTCCCTACGCGCACAAACAGCGATGACCGGTATTTCACGGATACTTATCAGGCGATGCCTAAAAACGGCTATACGGAAATGTTCAAAAAAATGCTGACGCATAAGAACATTCATATCATGCTGAATACGGATTACAGGGATATTATAGACCTCATTCCCCATAAAAAACTGATCTATACCGGGCCGGTTGATGCTTTTTTTGATTACCGGTTCGGAAAATTGCCTTACCGGTCCATTGATTTTAAGTTTGAAACCCTGGACCAGGAAAATTACCAGCTTACCGGAACGGTCAATTATCCTACCTCGAATTTATATACCAGGATCACGGAATTCAAGCATCTTACAGGGCAGACCCACCATAAGACAGCCATTGTCTATGAATACCCTACTGCTGAAGGCGATCCGTACTATCCTATTCCCAGAAAGGAAAACCAGGAAATATACAATCAGTACAGAAAACTGGCGGAAGAGCAAAAAGATATTTACTTTACAGGACGTTTGGGAACCTATAAGTACTACAATATGGATCAGGTTGTGGCTCAGTCACTGGCTTTGTACCGAAGAATAGTAAAAGAAGATGATGACGTACACCAATGA
- a CDS encoding glycosyltransferase gives MQNILCFSHLSWNFVYQRPQHLLSRFARNSHIYYFEEPRHGDRDELTVSSQDGISIVQISISHEGEERNLKLRKMIDRFLKQQSVKHFSCWYYTPMALEYTGHLEPEVVIYDSMDELSAFRFAPPQLIELENQLFKKADVVFTGGHTLYQAKKNRHHNIHPFPSSIDKKHFEAARYNTVEPEDQKNIPHPRFGFYGVIDERFDIELLKEVSAKRPDWHFVIIGPVVKIDINDLPRAENIHYLGSKKYDELPVYISHWDMALVLFALNESTEFISPTKTPEYLAAGLPVISTRIKDVVNPYGDADLVYIADDAETFIRHAETELNKKSREEWLMQVDEFLSDNSWDHTFDKMSKLINNLKIQVANV, from the coding sequence ATGCAAAATATATTATGCTTCAGCCACCTGTCGTGGAATTTTGTCTATCAGCGACCTCAGCATCTGCTGAGCCGTTTTGCCAGAAACTCTCATATTTATTATTTTGAAGAACCCCGCCACGGAGACCGTGATGAACTGACCGTAAGTTCACAGGATGGGATTTCTATTGTCCAGATCAGTATATCGCATGAAGGAGAAGAGCGCAACCTGAAGCTCAGAAAAATGATTGACCGTTTCCTGAAACAGCAATCCGTAAAACACTTCTCCTGCTGGTATTACACTCCTATGGCCCTGGAATATACCGGCCATCTGGAACCTGAGGTTGTTATTTACGATTCTATGGACGAGCTTTCCGCTTTCCGTTTTGCTCCGCCTCAGCTTATTGAACTGGAAAACCAGCTCTTTAAAAAAGCAGATGTCGTGTTTACCGGGGGACACACGCTCTATCAGGCCAAGAAAAACAGGCACCATAATATCCATCCGTTCCCGAGCAGCATCGATAAAAAACATTTTGAAGCGGCACGCTACAATACGGTTGAGCCTGAAGACCAGAAGAATATCCCGCATCCGAGATTCGGGTTTTACGGGGTTATTGATGAAAGATTTGACATTGAGCTTCTTAAAGAAGTCTCTGCGAAAAGACCCGACTGGCATTTCGTGATCATAGGCCCGGTAGTGAAAATAGATATCAATGATCTTCCGAGGGCGGAAAACATCCACTACCTCGGTTCGAAAAAGTATGATGAACTGCCTGTGTATATCAGTCACTGGGATATGGCACTGGTCCTTTTTGCGCTTAATGAATCTACTGAATTCATCAGCCCGACCAAAACTCCGGAATACCTGGCGGCAGGCCTGCCGGTTATTTCCACCCGGATAAAAGATGTGGTTAATCCTTACGGAGATGCAGACCTGGTATATATTGCGGATGATGCGGAAACATTTATCAGGCATGCAGAAACAGAACTGAATAAAAAATCACGGGAAGAGTGGCTGATGCAGGTAGATGAATTTCTTTCCGACAATTCCTGGGACCATACCTTTGACAAGATGAGCAAACTGATCAATAACCTGAAAATCCAAGTAGCCAATGTATGA
- a CDS encoding Crp/Fnr family transcriptional regulator — protein MLIEEELLLSYGAVIEDYGRSHVIFNEGDIPKFYYQIIKGRIKLNHYNEDGKELILAILSPGLSVCELLLFIEKKYPVNAVVFEQCTVLKLPKSNFVRLLDENPGISRDVNKFLSERLYYKYIMLQNNSSMYADVRIIGVLDYHKSFYEDQRKFSFEVPLTRQQLASMTGLRVETIIRTIKKLEQQGIVKVINRKIYY, from the coding sequence ATGCTAATTGAAGAAGAACTTTTGCTTTCCTACGGAGCCGTTATTGAAGATTATGGCCGTTCGCATGTTATTTTCAACGAAGGCGATATTCCGAAGTTTTATTATCAGATCATCAAAGGCCGCATCAAGCTGAATCATTATAATGAAGACGGAAAAGAGCTCATCCTGGCTATTCTCAGTCCCGGTCTCAGCGTATGTGAGCTGTTGTTGTTCATAGAGAAAAAATATCCGGTTAATGCCGTTGTTTTTGAGCAGTGTACCGTATTGAAACTTCCAAAATCCAATTTTGTCCGGTTGCTGGACGAGAACCCGGGAATCTCACGCGACGTCAATAAATTCCTTTCCGAAAGGCTGTACTACAAATACATCATGCTACAGAATAATTCGTCCATGTATGCAGATGTGCGGATCATAGGTGTGCTGGATTATCACAAAAGCTTCTACGAGGACCAGAGAAAGTTTTCTTTTGAGGTGCCGCTGACCAGGCAGCAGCTGGCTTCTATGACAGGGCTCAGAGTGGAAACCATCATCAGGACCATTAAAAAACTGGAGCAGCAGGGAATTGTAAAGGTAATCAACAGGAAAATCTATTATTGA